A portion of the Calothrix sp. 336/3 genome contains these proteins:
- the metX gene encoding homoserine O-acetyltransferase, translating into MLYSDFISPQTKFFQLPQPFQLESGEALTEVRVAYRTWGHLNAEGNNGVLICHALTGSADADDWWEPLFGLGKAFDPDRDFIVCSNILGSCYGTTGATSINPNTRIPYGASFPEITIRDMVHLQAKLVEYLGIKSLRLVIGGSLGGMQVLEWAVLYPEKVQAIAPIAAPGRHSAWCIGLSEAQRQAIYADPNWQGGNYSSEKPPTQGLATARMMAMITYRSWQSFSDRFGRQHEASDEFAIASYLQYQGQKLVERFDANTYISLTRAMDNHDISGGKQNYESVLASIQQPTLVVAIDSDILYPPVEQQELVSLIPNAQLAWLKSTHGHDGFLIDMTALNELVVSFRKGLDLTDSVY; encoded by the coding sequence ATGCTCTACTCAGACTTTATCTCACCACAAACCAAGTTTTTCCAGCTTCCCCAACCATTTCAACTGGAATCAGGAGAAGCATTGACTGAGGTTCGGGTTGCTTACCGCACTTGGGGACATTTAAATGCAGAAGGCAATAATGGGGTGTTAATTTGTCATGCTTTAACTGGTTCTGCTGATGCTGACGACTGGTGGGAACCTTTATTTGGTTTAGGAAAAGCTTTCGATCCTGATCGCGATTTTATTGTGTGTAGCAATATTTTGGGGAGTTGTTACGGTACAACTGGAGCAACTTCCATTAACCCAAATACAAGAATCCCTTATGGTGCATCCTTTCCGGAAATTACAATTCGGGATATGGTTCACCTGCAAGCAAAATTAGTGGAATACTTGGGAATTAAATCCCTACGGTTAGTAATTGGCGGTTCTTTGGGAGGAATGCAAGTATTGGAGTGGGCTGTACTGTATCCCGAAAAAGTACAAGCGATCGCACCCATTGCCGCACCGGGAAGACATTCGGCTTGGTGTATTGGCTTGAGTGAAGCTCAAAGACAGGCAATTTACGCCGATCCGAACTGGCAAGGAGGAAACTACAGCAGCGAGAAACCACCAACCCAAGGATTGGCAACAGCAAGGATGATGGCTATGATTACCTATCGTTCCTGGCAGAGTTTTAGCGATCGCTTTGGACGGCAACATGAGGCATCTGACGAGTTTGCGATCGCCAGTTATTTGCAATATCAAGGTCAAAAATTGGTGGAACGGTTCGATGCAAATACTTACATTTCCTTGACTCGCGCAATGGATAATCACGATATTAGCGGGGGAAAGCAAAACTATGAGTCGGTTTTGGCAAGTATCCAGCAACCCACTTTAGTTGTGGCTATTGATTCCGATATCCTCTATCCACCAGTAGAACAGCAAGAACTGGTAAGTTTAATACCTAATGCTCAATTGGCATGGTTAAAATCAACTCACGGTCATGATGGATTTTTAATCGATATGACTGCTTTGAATGAATTAGTGGTTTCTTTTCGGAAGGGTTTAGATTTAACTGACTCAGTATATTGA
- a CDS encoding sulfonate ABC transporter substrate-binding protein, which produces MLTKFPSVNLLSNFSHWLRRFKQAKIRAFALLIAVGFSFTLALSACSQNFTDNSATTPEGNPSPTSQVDGKVVRIGYQKAATILFALKANKNLENALASSGTSVVWNEFPAGPPLLEAINSGSVDFGYTGEAPPVFAQAAGTPLLYVAYDPLSTQAEAIVVHKDSPIKTVADLKGKKVAFAKGSNTNYLVVKALEKAGLKYSDITPVFLTPADGRAAFEGKNVDAWAVWDPYLAAAEKALGARILTDATGVAPNRGYYLAAKSFVDNNPGGLKTVLDEVKKTSDWAKGNPTEVAKLLSPVLGIDAAVLETAEKRRDHGALPLTDEVITKQQEVADAFYKIQLIPKQVNVKDIVWQGK; this is translated from the coding sequence ATGTTAACTAAGTTTCCTTCTGTAAATCTGCTAAGTAATTTTTCTCATTGGTTGCGAAGATTTAAACAAGCGAAAATTCGTGCTTTTGCTTTACTAATTGCGGTTGGGTTTAGTTTTACCTTGGCACTTTCGGCTTGTTCGCAAAATTTCACCGATAATTCAGCCACTACACCAGAAGGAAATCCCAGTCCTACTTCCCAAGTAGACGGAAAAGTTGTTCGCATCGGTTATCAGAAAGCGGCAACAATTCTGTTTGCACTCAAAGCCAACAAGAATTTGGAAAATGCTCTGGCAAGTTCGGGTACTTCGGTGGTTTGGAATGAGTTTCCGGCAGGTCCACCGTTATTAGAAGCGATAAACTCAGGAAGTGTTGATTTTGGTTATACGGGAGAAGCACCACCAGTGTTTGCTCAAGCTGCGGGTACACCTCTGCTGTACGTTGCTTACGATCCATTAAGCACTCAAGCTGAAGCGATCGTCGTTCACAAAGATTCACCGATTAAAACTGTAGCCGACCTCAAGGGTAAAAAAGTTGCCTTTGCCAAAGGTTCCAATACCAATTATCTGGTAGTGAAAGCCTTAGAAAAAGCTGGACTCAAGTATAGTGACATCACCCCAGTATTTCTCACACCTGCCGATGGACGTGCTGCTTTTGAAGGTAAAAATGTTGATGCTTGGGCAGTATGGGACCCTTATTTAGCCGCAGCTGAGAAAGCTTTAGGTGCCAGAATTCTCACCGATGCAACAGGAGTTGCTCCCAATCGTGGGTATTATCTTGCAGCCAAGTCTTTTGTAGATAATAATCCCGGAGGATTGAAAACAGTTCTGGATGAAGTCAAGAAAACTAGCGACTGGGCTAAAGGTAATCCCACTGAAGTAGCAAAGTTACTTTCTCCAGTATTGGGTATAGATGCTGCGGTGTTGGAGACAGCAGAAAAACGCCGCGATCATGGAGCCTTGCCTCTCACTGATGAAGTAATTACCAAGCAACAAGAAGTTGCCGATGCATTCTACAAAATTCAATTGATTCCCAAGCAAGTTAATGTGAAGGATATCGTTTGGCAAGGGAAATAG
- a CDS encoding ABC transporter permease, translated as MKLPEPDVMLNGWVNPNAKGKPNFISAIRELISKTLVIAELEVRKLRHDPTDLVVRSVQPALWLLIFGQVFTKTRAIPTGDLPYLDFMSAGILAQSVLFVAIFTGGMTLIWERDLGVVHKFLASPTPRTAMVLGKALACGVRCISQVFIIYGLAFFLGVKLNLNPLAFLQVLLIVMLGAACFCVFSLIIGCLVKTRERMTGIGQLITMPFFFASNAIYPISLMPGWLKLISHINPLTYQVDALRGKMLLNGISLYGFTLDCTILLLTLIGLTFICGKLYPRVAM; from the coding sequence GTGAAACTGCCAGAACCAGACGTAATGCTCAACGGTTGGGTTAATCCCAACGCCAAGGGGAAACCAAATTTTATCTCTGCAATTAGGGAATTGATTAGTAAAACCTTGGTAATTGCCGAGTTGGAAGTGCGTAAACTGCGCCATGATCCCACCGATTTAGTAGTCAGAAGCGTCCAACCTGCTTTATGGTTGTTGATTTTTGGACAGGTATTTACCAAAACTCGCGCTATCCCTACGGGAGATTTACCCTACTTAGATTTTATGTCGGCGGGGATTCTTGCTCAAAGTGTCCTGTTCGTGGCAATTTTTACCGGGGGGATGACCTTGATTTGGGAAAGAGATTTAGGGGTTGTACATAAGTTTTTGGCAAGTCCTACACCACGCACAGCCATGGTTTTGGGTAAAGCCCTAGCTTGTGGGGTACGGTGTATTTCCCAAGTATTTATTATTTACGGATTAGCATTTTTCTTAGGTGTCAAACTTAATCTTAACCCCTTAGCTTTTCTGCAAGTATTGCTGATTGTGATGCTGGGAGCTGCTTGTTTTTGCGTATTTTCCTTAATTATTGGTTGTCTAGTGAAAACACGGGAACGAATGACAGGAATTGGACAATTAATTACCATGCCCTTCTTTTTTGCTAGCAATGCTATCTATCCGATTTCCCTAATGCCGGGATGGTTAAAGTTGATTTCCCATATCAACCCTTTAACTTATCAGGTTGATGCTTTGCGGGGTAAAATGCTGCTAAATGGGATCAGCCTCTACGGCTTTACTTTGGATTGTACAATTCTCTTGCTAACATTAATAGGCTTGACCTTCATCTGTGGCAAACTTTATCCACGGGTGGCGATGTAA
- a CDS encoding RNA-guided endonuclease TnpB family protein → MKTLKFKLYNHKRNRYLKQTINAAGIIYNHCIALHRRYYRRWGKHLSCAKLQSHIAKLRNRKPFWQSVGSQAVQDICQRIEKAYQLFFQRHNKGVKPPGFKKVKKYKSFTLKQAGYKFLGDNRVKIANRVYQFWKSREIEGKVKTLTIKRTPLGELFLVVVVDDGSKQEIGSTTGKIAGFDFGLKTFLSCSDGTQVESPQFFKQSLNAITKASRQHSKKLKAQTCRGDALSGKVCKKGSSNRESARKNLVRRYEDVSNRRRDWFWKLAHQLTDKFDILCFETLNLKGMQRLWGRKISDLAFGEFLEILEWVAKKKKKLVVFIDQWYPSSKTCSNCGHVLENLDLSVREWRCPSCQIVNGRDENAAKNIEMVGASTIRLGDVRQAMPAIAV, encoded by the coding sequence ATGAAAACGCTGAAGTTTAAGCTGTACAACCATAAACGCAATCGTTATCTCAAGCAGACCATTAATGCTGCTGGGATAATCTATAACCATTGCATTGCCCTACATCGACGCTACTACCGCAGATGGGGTAAACATTTGAGTTGTGCAAAACTTCAGTCTCATATAGCTAAACTACGCAACCGCAAACCTTTCTGGCAATCAGTGGGTTCTCAAGCGGTACAAGATATTTGTCAACGCATTGAAAAAGCCTACCAACTATTTTTTCAACGTCACAATAAGGGAGTCAAACCACCGGGATTTAAAAAAGTCAAAAAGTATAAATCATTCACTCTCAAACAAGCTGGGTATAAATTCTTAGGCGATAATCGGGTTAAAATCGCCAATAGAGTCTATCAATTTTGGAAATCGAGAGAAATTGAAGGAAAAGTTAAAACCCTAACTATCAAACGCACACCACTGGGAGAATTATTTTTAGTTGTGGTTGTAGATGATGGAAGTAAACAAGAAATCGGATCGACGACAGGTAAAATAGCGGGATTTGATTTTGGTTTAAAGACTTTTCTCTCATGTTCCGACGGTACGCAAGTTGAGTCACCCCAGTTTTTCAAGCAATCCTTAAATGCCATTACAAAAGCGAGTAGGCAGCATTCCAAGAAGTTAAAAGCGCAAACTTGCCGGGGAGATGCTCTCTCCGGCAAAGTTTGTAAGAAAGGGTCATCGAACCGAGAATCGGCAAGAAAAAATCTTGTACGCAGGTACGAAGATGTTTCTAACCGCAGACGCGATTGGTTTTGGAAATTAGCCCACCAACTGACTGATAAGTTTGATATTTTATGTTTTGAGACTTTGAATTTGAAAGGAATGCAGCGTCTTTGGGGAAGAAAAATATCTGACTTAGCATTTGGGGAATTTCTAGAAATTCTGGAATGGGTAGCGAAGAAAAAGAAAAAGTTGGTTGTATTTATCGACCAATGGTATCCATCAAGCAAAACTTGCAGCAATTGTGGGCATGTTTTGGAAAATTTGGATTTGTCGGTGCGAGAGTGGCGTTGTCCTTCCTGTCAAATTGTTAATGGCAGGGATGAAAATGCTGCAAAGAATATTGAAATGGTTGGGGCATCAACCATTAGGCTAGGCGATGTCAGACAGGCTATGCCTGCTATTGCTGTTTGA
- a CDS encoding ATP-binding cassette domain-containing protein yields the protein MEPDNSAEIPIILSTQGLTRRFDKFVAVDSLDIFVKQGEVFGLLGPNGAGKSTVIKMLTTLLPLSAGKAMLAGYDVTHQAGVVRRVFGYVPQALSADGYLTGYENLLIFAKLYDIPRRRRERCIREILAFMGLLDVRDRLVRNYSGGMIRKLEIAQSILHEPQILFLDEPTVGLDPIARAQVWQLVEQLRAEFGTTIFLTTHFLEEADNLCDRVTIMQRGREVITGIPQELKASLEQANATLDDVFIHYTGDQLTSGVSYRETARTRRNAQRLG from the coding sequence TTGGAACCGGATAACAGCGCGGAAATACCAATAATTTTGTCAACACAGGGATTGACACGCCGTTTTGACAAGTTTGTTGCGGTTGATTCCCTAGATATTTTTGTGAAACAGGGTGAAGTTTTTGGTTTGCTGGGACCAAATGGTGCAGGTAAGAGTACGGTCATCAAAATGCTGACAACCTTGCTACCATTGAGTGCTGGGAAAGCAATGCTGGCAGGTTATGATGTCACCCATCAAGCTGGTGTTGTGAGAAGAGTTTTTGGTTATGTACCACAAGCATTATCGGCAGATGGCTATCTTACGGGTTACGAAAATCTCTTAATTTTCGCGAAGTTGTACGATATTCCTCGGAGACGACGGGAGCGATGTATTCGGGAAATCCTCGCATTTATGGGTTTGCTCGATGTACGCGATCGCCTGGTTCGCAATTATTCCGGGGGGATGATTCGCAAACTGGAAATTGCCCAATCGATTCTGCACGAACCGCAGATTTTGTTTTTGGATGAGCCAACTGTAGGACTCGATCCCATCGCTCGCGCTCAGGTTTGGCAATTGGTAGAGCAATTACGCGCAGAATTCGGTACGACGATATTTTTAACTACACACTTTTTAGAAGAAGCCGATAATTTATGCGATCGCGTGACAATTATGCAGCGCGGTAGGGAAGTTATTACTGGTATACCCCAAGAGCTAAAAGCATCGTTAGAACAAGCAAATGCAACTTTAGATGATGTCTTTATCCACTATACAGGCGACCAATTAACATCAGGAGTTAGTTACCGTGAAACTGCCAGAACCAGACGTAATGCTCAACGGTTGGGTTAA
- a CDS encoding MarR family winged helix-turn-helix transcriptional regulator encodes MKSDKPSQECANRVMDTIPLVMRFIRADMRENSATSLSVPQLRSLAFLKRNPGASLSDLAEHLGVTCATASTTTERLVQRNFVQRTDHPQERRKVVLSLTDEGKQHLEETQAQTRTHITDLLDGLTAKEIAQIEKGLTLLKNVFERSEVKKAP; translated from the coding sequence ATGAAATCGGATAAACCATCTCAAGAATGTGCCAATCGAGTAATGGACACCATTCCCTTGGTGATGCGGTTTATTCGAGCGGATATGCGGGAAAATAGCGCCACATCCTTATCTGTTCCCCAATTGCGATCGCTGGCATTTCTCAAACGCAATCCGGGAGCTTCCCTATCCGACCTTGCGGAGCATCTTGGTGTAACTTGTGCTACAGCATCCACAACCACCGAGCGATTAGTACAACGTAACTTTGTCCAACGCACAGATCATCCTCAAGAAAGGCGAAAAGTGGTTTTAAGTCTCACGGATGAAGGAAAACAACATTTAGAGGAAACTCAGGCACAAACTCGCACCCACATTACAGACTTATTAGATGGTTTGACGGCAAAGGAAATAGCACAAATTGAAAAAGGGTTAACTCTACTCAAAAATGTCTTTGAACGATCAGAAGTTAAAAAAGCTCCGTGA
- a CDS encoding sulfatase-like hydrolase/transferase, protein MVYTNPAISQRPNVVFILADDLGWGDLSIDGQQNYQTPHLDRLAREGVRFSQAYSSSPVCTPTRVAFFTGRYPGRLPIGNQEPLLGVQQIGDKVGLPPEHPTIASLLKANGYETALVGKWHCGYLPKYSPLRSGFDEFFGNFSGAIDYFRHVDTNGKPDLWEAEVPVEQAGYITDIFTDRAVEFIKRDRNQPFYLSLHHTAPHWPWEGPDDVELSNALIGKDALPNWINTGTAESYAAVVKSLDDGVGRVLQALDDAGIADNTIVIFASDNGGEKFSNLGEFKGKKGYVYEGGIRVPTFIRWNGVIPPNQVSKQVIITHDITATILAATQTNTDPNYPLDGENLLPVITGEKSIDHRTLFWRYKGIDTPVLPPKVLQGAVRSGDWKYVKIGEQEFLFNLATDDKEEIDLQVEHIDTFKLLRAGYQKWDAELEPYL, encoded by the coding sequence ATGGTTTATACCAATCCTGCTATTTCCCAGCGTCCTAACGTGGTGTTCATTTTGGCTGATGATTTAGGCTGGGGAGACTTGAGTATTGACGGACAGCAAAACTATCAAACACCTCATTTAGATCGATTAGCTCGGGAAGGAGTGAGATTTAGTCAAGCTTATTCTTCCTCTCCTGTTTGCACACCGACACGAGTTGCTTTTTTTACAGGTCGCTATCCGGGAAGATTACCAATTGGCAATCAAGAACCTTTATTGGGGGTGCAGCAAATTGGGGACAAAGTGGGATTACCTCCAGAACATCCAACGATCGCTTCTCTGTTGAAAGCCAATGGTTATGAGACTGCTTTAGTTGGTAAATGGCATTGTGGCTATCTGCCGAAATATAGTCCTTTGCGGAGTGGTTTTGATGAATTTTTTGGTAATTTCAGTGGTGCGATCGATTATTTTCGTCATGTTGACACTAATGGAAAACCCGACCTGTGGGAAGCGGAAGTTCCTGTAGAACAAGCAGGATATATTACAGATATTTTTACCGATCGCGCTGTTGAGTTTATCAAACGCGATCGCAATCAGCCCTTTTACCTCAGCTTGCATCATACAGCACCCCATTGGCCCTGGGAAGGTCCCGATGATGTGGAATTGAGTAATGCTTTGATTGGTAAAGATGCTTTACCAAACTGGATAAATACGGGAACAGCAGAATCCTATGCAGCAGTGGTGAAGAGTTTAGATGATGGTGTTGGTAGAGTATTGCAGGCATTAGATGACGCAGGAATTGCAGATAATACCATAGTCATTTTTGCTAGTGATAATGGTGGTGAAAAGTTCTCCAACTTGGGTGAATTTAAGGGGAAAAAAGGCTATGTCTATGAAGGTGGAATCAGAGTTCCGACTTTTATTCGTTGGAATGGGGTAATTCCTCCTAATCAGGTTAGCAAGCAAGTAATAATTACCCACGACATTACCGCAACTATTCTAGCTGCAACACAGACAAATACTGACCCAAATTATCCCCTCGATGGAGAAAATTTACTTCCTGTAATTACAGGAGAAAAATCAATTGATCACCGAACTTTATTCTGGCGTTACAAGGGAATTGACACACCAGTTTTACCCCCAAAAGTGTTGCAAGGTGCGGTGCGAAGTGGAGATTGGAAGTATGTGAAAATTGGAGAGCAAGAATTTCTGTTTAATCTAGCGACTGATGATAAGGAAGAGATTGATTTGCAAGTCGAACATATTGATACATTTAAACTGCTGCGTGCAGGATATCAAAAATGGGATGCGGAATTAGAGCCTTATTTATAG
- a CDS encoding MFS transporter: MSLNDQKLKKLREAEATQQDAFAALRFRDYRLFTIGRTLLFTSSQMQTVALGWELYDRTGSALVLGGIGLAQVLPAILLTLVAGHVADKYHRKPIMLFAMLIFALCSLGLAIISYTRAPNAVVLIYTILVLTGIAKAFLKPASDALMFQLIPVEVFTNAATWNSSSFQIASVVGPALGGFAIAVLKGATGVYLLAGFAGFLCLILMATISEPKFTPSKEPISLKALVAGATFVWKNQLILAAISLDMFAVLLGGAVALLPIFAKDILRVGPFELGCLQAAPSIGALIMAVSLAYLPPLRKAGKALLWSVIGFGVVTIIFGLSRWYWLSLLMLALSGALDAISVVIRHTLVQIRTPDNLRGRVAAINSVFISASNELGGFESGLAAAFLGPVVAVVGGGIGTIVVAIAAAYIWPEMRKLGTLEEYKQ, encoded by the coding sequence ATGTCTTTGAACGATCAGAAGTTAAAAAAGCTCCGTGAGGCTGAGGCTACACAACAAGATGCCTTTGCAGCCTTAAGATTTCGGGATTATCGATTATTTACCATCGGTCGCACCCTCCTATTTACGAGTTCGCAAATGCAAACTGTAGCACTGGGTTGGGAATTGTACGATCGCACGGGTTCGGCTTTGGTTTTGGGTGGGATTGGATTAGCACAGGTATTGCCAGCAATTTTACTAACTTTAGTTGCTGGTCATGTCGCAGATAAGTATCACCGTAAACCAATTATGCTGTTTGCGATGTTGATATTCGCGCTCTGCTCCTTGGGTTTAGCAATAATTTCCTATACTCGCGCTCCCAATGCAGTAGTTTTAATTTATACGATTCTGGTATTAACAGGTATTGCCAAAGCATTCCTCAAACCTGCTAGCGATGCCTTGATGTTTCAGTTAATACCAGTTGAAGTGTTTACCAACGCCGCAACTTGGAATAGTAGTAGCTTTCAGATTGCCTCTGTAGTGGGTCCCGCTTTAGGAGGATTCGCGATCGCAGTTCTCAAAGGTGCGACAGGTGTATATTTGCTGGCTGGATTTGCCGGATTCCTGTGTTTGATTTTAATGGCAACGATTTCCGAGCCAAAATTTACCCCTTCCAAAGAACCAATTTCCTTGAAAGCACTGGTTGCAGGGGCGACATTTGTTTGGAAAAACCAACTAATTTTAGCGGCAATTAGTTTAGATATGTTTGCCGTATTATTGGGGGGTGCGGTAGCTTTATTACCCATCTTTGCTAAGGATATTTTGCGGGTAGGACCCTTTGAATTAGGATGTTTGCAAGCTGCACCTTCCATCGGAGCTTTGATTATGGCGGTGAGTTTGGCATATTTGCCACCATTGCGTAAAGCTGGTAAAGCCCTGTTATGGTCGGTGATTGGCTTTGGAGTGGTGACAATTATATTTGGCTTGTCCCGGTGGTATTGGCTGTCATTGCTGATGCTGGCTTTGAGCGGTGCTTTAGATGCCATTAGCGTAGTTATTCGCCATACCTTGGTACAAATTCGCACTCCCGACAATTTACGCGGTCGCGTTGCGGCAATTAACAGTGTATTTATTAGCGCGTCGAACGAATTAGGGGGCTTTGAATCAGGTTTAGCTGCGGCATTTTTGGGTCCTGTGGTTGCCGTTGTCGGTGGGGGTATCGGCACAATTGTAGTTGCGATCGCGGCTGCTTATATCTGGCCAGAAATGCGGAAATTAGGGACTTTAGAAGAATATAAACAATAA
- a CDS encoding four helix bundle protein has product MDKQSFKSFKSHEDLAIFQLAFDAAMKIFELSRSFPNEEKYSLTDPSGSVCANLAEAWRKRRYRAAFIAKLSDCESEAAETQVWIKFAVSCSYLDITVARDLYSNYSRILKGLVNMINHPEEWTLTQK; this is encoded by the coding sequence GTGGATAAGCAATCATTTAAATCGTTTAAAAGTCATGAGGATTTGGCGATATTTCAGTTGGCATTTGATGCTGCGATGAAAATTTTTGAATTGTCACGTAGCTTTCCAAACGAGGAAAAATATTCTTTAACAGACCCTTCGGGTTCTGTGTGTGCTAACTTAGCAGAAGCTTGGAGAAAACGCAGATATCGAGCAGCTTTTATTGCTAAGCTCAGCGATTGTGAGTCAGAAGCCGCAGAAACTCAAGTTTGGATTAAATTCGCCGTGAGTTGCTCCTATTTAGACATAACAGTCGCTAGAGACTTATATAGCAATTACAGCCGCATCCTCAAAGGCTTAGTTAATATGATAAACCACCCAGAAGAATGGACTCTCACACAAAAATAA
- a CDS encoding O-acetylhomoserine aminocarboxypropyltransferase/cysteine synthase family protein — protein MSENYRFETLQVHAGQEPAPGTNARAVPIYQTSSYVFNDADHGARLFALQEFGNIYTRIMNPTTDVFEKRIAALEGGVAALATSSGQAAQFLALSTIAQAGDNIVSTSFLYGGTYNQFKVSLPRLGINVKFVDGDEPEAFRQAIDDRTKALYVETIGNPQFNIPDFAALGHIAHENGIPLIVDNTFGAGGYLARPIEYGADIVVESATKWIGGHGTSIGGVIVDSGKFDWGNGKFPLFTEPSPGYHGLNFQEVFGVGSQFGNIAFIIRARVEGLRDFGATLSPFNAFLLLQGLETLSLRVERHASNALELARWLEQQPQVAWVNYPGLPNHPYHERAKKYLRNGFGGVLNFGIKGGLEAGRAFINQVKLASHLANVGDAKTLVIHPASTTHQQLSDSEQLSAGVTPDLVRVSVGIEHIDDIKEDFEQAFRAMGEGGQGGEGGQGG, from the coding sequence ATGTCGGAAAACTACCGCTTTGAAACTCTCCAAGTTCATGCCGGACAAGAACCCGCTCCGGGAACAAATGCTCGTGCTGTGCCAATTTATCAGACAAGTTCCTACGTATTTAATGATGCCGACCATGGAGCGCGGTTGTTTGCCCTACAAGAATTTGGCAATATTTATACCCGCATCATGAATCCGACAACAGATGTATTTGAAAAGCGGATTGCAGCCTTAGAGGGAGGTGTGGCAGCATTAGCAACTTCTAGCGGTCAAGCAGCGCAATTTTTAGCATTAAGTACGATCGCCCAAGCTGGAGATAATATTGTTTCCACGAGTTTTCTGTATGGGGGAACTTATAACCAGTTCAAAGTTTCACTGCCGCGTTTGGGCATCAATGTTAAGTTTGTTGATGGTGATGAACCGGAAGCTTTTAGACAGGCGATCGACGATCGCACAAAAGCACTGTATGTTGAAACCATTGGTAATCCCCAATTTAACATTCCAGATTTTGCGGCTCTAGGTCATATTGCTCACGAAAACGGCATTCCTTTAATAGTCGATAATACCTTTGGTGCGGGTGGATATCTAGCTCGACCGATTGAATATGGCGCAGATATTGTCGTAGAATCTGCAACTAAGTGGATTGGCGGACATGGTACATCAATTGGTGGTGTAATTGTCGATTCTGGTAAATTCGATTGGGGTAATGGGAAATTCCCTCTGTTTACCGAACCATCACCCGGTTATCACGGGCTAAATTTCCAAGAAGTATTTGGTGTTGGTAGTCAATTTGGGAACATAGCATTTATTATTCGTGCGCGTGTAGAAGGGTTACGGGATTTTGGAGCTACATTGAGTCCATTTAACGCTTTTCTGTTACTGCAAGGATTGGAAACTCTGTCACTGCGTGTAGAGCGTCACGCGAGTAATGCTTTAGAATTGGCTCGGTGGCTAGAGCAGCAACCCCAAGTCGCATGGGTAAATTATCCCGGACTTCCCAATCATCCCTATCATGAAAGGGCAAAAAAATATCTCCGTAATGGCTTTGGAGGAGTCCTCAACTTTGGTATCAAAGGTGGATTAGAAGCAGGGCGAGCTTTTATTAATCAGGTAAAATTGGCGAGTCATTTAGCAAATGTTGGTGATGCCAAAACTCTTGTCATTCATCCCGCTTCCACAACCCATCAGCAATTAAGTGATAGCGAACAGCTTTCTGCTGGTGTGACACCAGATTTGGTGCGAGTATCGGTAGGAATTGAGCATATTGATGATATTAAAGAGGATTTTGAGCAAGCATTTAGGGCAATGGGAGAGGGGGGACAAGGGGGAGAGGGGGGACAAGGGGGATAA